Proteins encoded together in one Musa acuminata AAA Group cultivar baxijiao chromosome BXJ3-6, Cavendish_Baxijiao_AAA, whole genome shotgun sequence window:
- the LOC135640298 gene encoding probable zinc metalloprotease EGY2, chloroplastic, with translation MSCAVDLFRGSQCFHCCSLRAGPYLCTPVFASRSVFFWRSSPSTSRPPCLLGLKLRRHQIVCQAMTETEPDSNDEKKVAPVEHTSTPSTADLIQNNGHADSIIDQDKDEPCDDELLNQDITLQKNEDDLVANNNNQEKDDNLEVASGSPLPGMKQQLDETVKIPKATIDILKDQVFGFDTFFVTSQEPYEGGVLFKGNLRGKPAKSYEKITNRMQGKFGDQYKLFLLINPEDDKPVAVVVPKRTLQPETTAVPEWFAAGAFGLVTIFTLLLRNVPALQSNLLSTFDNLALLNDGLPGAIVTALIVGFHEIGHILVARDAGIKLGVPYFVPSWQIGSFGAITRILSIVANREDLLKLSAAGPLAGFTMGLILLLLGFVLPPVDGTGIVIDPAVFHESFLAGGIAKLFLGNALKEGAPLSINPLVLWAWSGLLVNALNSIPAGELDGGRISFAIWGRKASTRLSGIALALLGISSLFNDMAFYWTVLIFFLQRGPIAPLSEEITEPENRYVGLGIAVLLLGLLVCLPYPFPFNTEVTNFDF, from the exons ATGAGCTGCGCGGTGGATCTTTTCCGCGGCTCGCAATGCTTCCATTGCTGCTCACTCCGCGCCGGGCCTTACCTCTGCACACCTGTGTTTGCATCGAGGAGTGTGTTCTTCTGGAGGAGCTCCCCCTCGACCTCGAGACCTCCATGCCTTCTCGG TTTAAAGTTGAGGAGGCATCAGATTGTGTGCCAGGCCATGACGGAAACAGAGCCGGACAGCAACGACGAAAAG AAGGTGGCACCTGTGGAACATACTTCCACACCATCAACTGCCGATCTGATCCAAAATAATGGCCATGCGGATTCCATCATTGACCAG gataaagatgagccttgtgacgACGAACTGTTGAATCAGGATATTACATTACAGAAGAACGAGGATGATCTTGTGGCTAACAATAATAACCAG GAGAAGGATGATAATTTGGAGGTTGCAAGTGGGTCTCCTTTACCAGGAATGAAG CAACAACTCGATGAAACAGTGAAGATCCCTAAGGCAACTATTGACATTCTTAAAGATCAAGTTTTTGGTTTCGACACTTTTTTTGTCACCAGCCAGGAACCTTATGAG GGTGGGGTGTTATTTAAGGGTAACCTTCGAGGAAAGCCAGCTAAAAGTTATGAGAAGATTACAAATCGGATGCAA GGTAAGTTTGGTGATCAATATaagcttttccttcttatcaatccAGAGGATGATAAACCAGTTGCTGTAGTGGTGCCTAAACGAACCTTGCAGCCAGAAACCACCG CTGTTCCAGAATGGTTTGCTGCTGGTGCATTTGGCTTGGTTACGATCTTCACGTTGCTTCTTCGGAATGTACCTGCTCTGCAGTCCAACTTGCT ATCAACATTTGATAATCTTGCACTGCTGAATGACGGTCTTCCAGGAGCCATTGTAACTGCTCTAATTGTAGGGTTCCATGAAATAGGTCACATTTTAGTTGCCAGAGATGCCGGAATCAAGTTGGGAGTGCCATATTTTGTCCCTAGTTGGCAG ATAGGATCTTTTGGTGCTATTACAAGGATCTTAAGTATTGTAGCCAACCGTGAGGATCTTCTCAAACTATCAGCTGCTGGGCCTTTAGCTGGATTTACAATGGGACTCATTCTTTTGCTATTAGGGTTTGTCTTACCTCCCGTTGATGGCACCGGTATTGTGATTGATCCGGCAGTCTTTCATGAGTCATTTCTTGCTGGTGGTATTG CAAAACTTTTCCTTGGTAATGCTCTGAAAGAAGGCGCTCCACTATCTATCAATCCACTTGTCTTATGGGCTTGGAGTGGGCTTCTTGTTAATGCTCTCAACAGTATACCTGCAGGAGAGCTTGATGGCGGTCGTATATCATTTGCCATTTGGGGAAGAAAG GCATCTACTCGATTGAGTGGCATCGCCCTTGCCCTACTTGGAATATCATCGCTCTTCAATGACATGGCATTCTATTGGAcagttttaatatttttcttacaGAGGGGGCCTATTGCTCCTCTTTCGGAGGAGATAACTGAACCGGAGAACAGATACGTTGGCCTTGGCATCGCAGTGTTGCTGTTGGGATTGCTTGTATGCTTACCATACCCCTTTCCCTTTAACACAGAAGTAACAAATTTTGATTTTTGA